The Sesamum indicum cultivar Zhongzhi No. 13 linkage group LG2, S_indicum_v1.0, whole genome shotgun sequence genome contains a region encoding:
- the LOC105176476 gene encoding uncharacterized protein LOC105176476 isoform X2, with translation MERTEPALVPEWLRCTGNLAGGASSVQHTANSMRSRSSRSNNEKDSPRYLDRSSSSSSRRSSTSNGSAKHPYSSFSRSYRDKNRDREKDKSLSEDIWNNDSPDPLASILTSRVERSTMRRSQSLVSRKPGEPLPRAVEDSRMSANSVLQGANNLSSVQKAEFEKDFPSLGTEEKQGATGIRRVLSPGLSSAVRNLPTGNSGFLGGEKWTSALAEVPATLANSGMGHTPFQQTGVTFSNSSSGVCSTTALNMAEALSQPVARVRATTQLPDKSQRLEELAIKQSRQLIPMTPSMTKPLVPSSADKLKQPKVALKTNEVTVASRGVHMQPHSSHLAYQSRAVQSRSDSASTSNGGKFLVLKPGRDSVTIGAKDASSPAGDANGKAANGQLAMASSTPASMSSSNSMVSALENKVAALSLSSKSTLDKRSSQSLAQSRSEFFNLMRRKTSPCATIIHSDSVAAVSSHSAETSGEKFEGDAAISPCVLENGNQVICNGDRHDIAQKIKSFPDVGDICLSGNGSIYPDEEEAAFLRSLGWEENGGEDEGLTEEEINAFYQEYMNRRPSLEASRSSQLKCSTPSGPHNAISGFSSPDSSSSESEPEV, from the exons TACAGGAAATCTTGCTGGAGGTGCCTCCTCAGTCCAGCACACAG CAAACTCCATGCGCAGTAGATCTTCAAGGAGCAATAACGAGAAAGATAGCCCACGTTATCTGGACAGGAGTTCATCGTCAAGTTCTAGGCGTAGTTCAACTAGTAATGGATCTGCAAAGCATCCATATAGTAGTTTTTCAAGGAGCTACCGGGATAAAAACCGTGATAGAGAGAAAGATAAGTCTCTTTCTGAGGACATCTGGAACAATGACTCTCCTGATCCGTTGGCTAGTATATTGACTAGTAGAGTTGAGAGGAGTACCATGAGGCGGTCCCAATCATTGGTTTCAAGAAAACCTGGTGAACCATTGCCTCGAGCAGTAGAGGACTCACGAATGAGTGCAAACAGTGTACTCCAGGGGGCAAACAATCTAAGTTCAGTTCAGAAGGCAGAGTTTGAAAAGGATTTTCCATCACTTGGAACTGAAGAGAAGCAAGGTGCAACCGGGATTAGGAGAGTCTTATCTCCTGGTTTGAGTTCTGCTGTTCGAAATTTGCCCACTGGCAACTCAGGCTTTCTTGGTGGTGAGAAATGGACTTCTGCTTTAGCGGAGGTGCCTGCTACTCTTGCAAATAGTGGCATGGGCCACACTCCTTTTCAACAGACCGGTGTTACATTTTCCAATTCGTCTTCTGGGGTTTGTAGTACTACAGCTCTCAACATGGCTGAGGCATTGTCACAGCCTGTGGCACGAGTTCGTGCCACTACTCAG CTGCCGGATAAGAGCCAGAGGCTAGAGGAATTGGCTATCAAGCAATCCAGACAATTAATTCCTATGACACCTTCAATGACTAAACCCTTG GTTCCTAGTTCTGCAGATAAATTAAAGCAACCAAAGGTTGCTCTGAAAACTAATGAGGTAACTGTGGCTTCCAGGGGTGTCCATATGCAGCCCCATTCATCTCATCTTGCTTATCAATCTCGTGCTGTACAAAGCAGATCTGATTCGGCAAGTACCTCTAATGGTGGAAAGTTTCTGGTTCTCAAACCAGGACGTGATAGTGTCACTATTGGAGCTAAGGATGCATCTAGTCCAGCTGGTGATGCCAATGGCAAAGCTGCTAATGGCCAACTTGCTATGGCTTCATCGACTCCTGCATCAATGAGTTCAAGCAATTCTATGGTTTCTGCTCTTGAAAACAAGGTTGCTGCCTTATCACTAAGTTCCAAGTCTACTTTAGACAAGAGATCATCCCAATCCCTGGCCCAAAGCAgaagtgaattttttaatctcatgCGGAGGAAAACCTCTCCTTGTGCTACAATTATCCACTCAGATTCGGTTGCAGCTGTTTCATCTCATAGTGCAGAAACATCTGGAGAAAAATTTGAAGGGGATGCTGCTATAAGTCCTTGTGTCTTGGAGAATGGTAACCAGGTGATCTGCAATGGTGATAGACACGACATTGCTCAGAAGATTAAAAGTTTTCCTGATGTTGGGGACATTTGCTTGTCTGGTAATGGATCAATTTATCCGGATGAAGAAGAGGCCGCATTCCTTCGTTCACTTGGTTGGGAGGAAAATGGTGGGGAAGATGAAGGCTTGACAGAGGAAGAGATCAATGCTTTTTATCAGGAG tACATGAATAGGAGACCATCCTTGGAAGCATCTCGAAGTTCTCAGCTGAAATGCTCAACACCATCTGGACCTCACAATGCTATTTCAGGCTTTTCTAGTCCTGACTCAAGCTCCTCTGAGTCTGAGCCTGAAGTTTga
- the LOC105176476 gene encoding uncharacterized protein LOC105176476 isoform X1 — MERTEPALVPEWLRCTGNLAGGASSVQHTDVSISANSMRSRSSRSNNEKDSPRYLDRSSSSSSRRSSTSNGSAKHPYSSFSRSYRDKNRDREKDKSLSEDIWNNDSPDPLASILTSRVERSTMRRSQSLVSRKPGEPLPRAVEDSRMSANSVLQGANNLSSVQKAEFEKDFPSLGTEEKQGATGIRRVLSPGLSSAVRNLPTGNSGFLGGEKWTSALAEVPATLANSGMGHTPFQQTGVTFSNSSSGVCSTTALNMAEALSQPVARVRATTQLPDKSQRLEELAIKQSRQLIPMTPSMTKPLVPSSADKLKQPKVALKTNEVTVASRGVHMQPHSSHLAYQSRAVQSRSDSASTSNGGKFLVLKPGRDSVTIGAKDASSPAGDANGKAANGQLAMASSTPASMSSSNSMVSALENKVAALSLSSKSTLDKRSSQSLAQSRSEFFNLMRRKTSPCATIIHSDSVAAVSSHSAETSGEKFEGDAAISPCVLENGNQVICNGDRHDIAQKIKSFPDVGDICLSGNGSIYPDEEEAAFLRSLGWEENGGEDEGLTEEEINAFYQEYMNRRPSLEASRSSQLKCSTPSGPHNAISGFSSPDSSSSESEPEV, encoded by the exons TACAGGAAATCTTGCTGGAGGTGCCTCCTCAGTCCAGCACACAG ATGTTTCTATTTCAGCAAACTCCATGCGCAGTAGATCTTCAAGGAGCAATAACGAGAAAGATAGCCCACGTTATCTGGACAGGAGTTCATCGTCAAGTTCTAGGCGTAGTTCAACTAGTAATGGATCTGCAAAGCATCCATATAGTAGTTTTTCAAGGAGCTACCGGGATAAAAACCGTGATAGAGAGAAAGATAAGTCTCTTTCTGAGGACATCTGGAACAATGACTCTCCTGATCCGTTGGCTAGTATATTGACTAGTAGAGTTGAGAGGAGTACCATGAGGCGGTCCCAATCATTGGTTTCAAGAAAACCTGGTGAACCATTGCCTCGAGCAGTAGAGGACTCACGAATGAGTGCAAACAGTGTACTCCAGGGGGCAAACAATCTAAGTTCAGTTCAGAAGGCAGAGTTTGAAAAGGATTTTCCATCACTTGGAACTGAAGAGAAGCAAGGTGCAACCGGGATTAGGAGAGTCTTATCTCCTGGTTTGAGTTCTGCTGTTCGAAATTTGCCCACTGGCAACTCAGGCTTTCTTGGTGGTGAGAAATGGACTTCTGCTTTAGCGGAGGTGCCTGCTACTCTTGCAAATAGTGGCATGGGCCACACTCCTTTTCAACAGACCGGTGTTACATTTTCCAATTCGTCTTCTGGGGTTTGTAGTACTACAGCTCTCAACATGGCTGAGGCATTGTCACAGCCTGTGGCACGAGTTCGTGCCACTACTCAG CTGCCGGATAAGAGCCAGAGGCTAGAGGAATTGGCTATCAAGCAATCCAGACAATTAATTCCTATGACACCTTCAATGACTAAACCCTTG GTTCCTAGTTCTGCAGATAAATTAAAGCAACCAAAGGTTGCTCTGAAAACTAATGAGGTAACTGTGGCTTCCAGGGGTGTCCATATGCAGCCCCATTCATCTCATCTTGCTTATCAATCTCGTGCTGTACAAAGCAGATCTGATTCGGCAAGTACCTCTAATGGTGGAAAGTTTCTGGTTCTCAAACCAGGACGTGATAGTGTCACTATTGGAGCTAAGGATGCATCTAGTCCAGCTGGTGATGCCAATGGCAAAGCTGCTAATGGCCAACTTGCTATGGCTTCATCGACTCCTGCATCAATGAGTTCAAGCAATTCTATGGTTTCTGCTCTTGAAAACAAGGTTGCTGCCTTATCACTAAGTTCCAAGTCTACTTTAGACAAGAGATCATCCCAATCCCTGGCCCAAAGCAgaagtgaattttttaatctcatgCGGAGGAAAACCTCTCCTTGTGCTACAATTATCCACTCAGATTCGGTTGCAGCTGTTTCATCTCATAGTGCAGAAACATCTGGAGAAAAATTTGAAGGGGATGCTGCTATAAGTCCTTGTGTCTTGGAGAATGGTAACCAGGTGATCTGCAATGGTGATAGACACGACATTGCTCAGAAGATTAAAAGTTTTCCTGATGTTGGGGACATTTGCTTGTCTGGTAATGGATCAATTTATCCGGATGAAGAAGAGGCCGCATTCCTTCGTTCACTTGGTTGGGAGGAAAATGGTGGGGAAGATGAAGGCTTGACAGAGGAAGAGATCAATGCTTTTTATCAGGAG tACATGAATAGGAGACCATCCTTGGAAGCATCTCGAAGTTCTCAGCTGAAATGCTCAACACCATCTGGACCTCACAATGCTATTTCAGGCTTTTCTAGTCCTGACTCAAGCTCCTCTGAGTCTGAGCCTGAAGTTTga